One segment of Setaria viridis chromosome 4, Setaria_viridis_v4.0, whole genome shotgun sequence DNA contains the following:
- the LOC117853028 gene encoding LRR receptor-like serine/threonine-protein kinase SIK1, whose product MAALRPWWSAAAAVLVLAAAAAGGGDGDGERRALMAVKAGFGNAANALVDWDGGRDHCAWRGVACDSASFAVVGLNLSNLNLGGEISPAIGELKSLQFVDLKLNKLTGQIPDEIGDCVSLKYLDLSGNLLYGDIPFSISKLKQLEDLILKNNQLTGPIPSTLSQIPNLKTLDLAQNKLTGDIPRLIYWNEVLQYLGLRGNSLTGTLSPDMCQLTGLWYFDVRGNNLTGTIPEGIGNCTSFEILDISYNQISGEIPYNIGYLQVATLSLQGNRLTGRIPEVIGLMQALAVLDLSENDLVGPIPPILGNLSYTGKLYLHGNKLTGHIPPELGNMSKLSYLQLNDNELTGTIPAELGKLTELFELNLANNNLEGHIPANISSCSALNKFNVYGNRLNGSIPGGFQKLESLTYLNLSSNNLKGQIPSELGHIVNLDTLDLSYNDFSGPVPPTIGDLEHLLELNLSKNHLIGSVPAEFGNLRSVQVIDISSNNLSGYLPEELGQLQNLDSLILNNNNLVGEIPAQLANCFSLITLNLSYNNFSGHVPSAKNFSKFPMDSFEGNPMLYVYCQDSSCGHAHGTKVNISRTAVACIILGFIILLCIMLLAIYKTNKPLPPEKGSDKPVQGPPKLVVLQMDMASHTYEEIMRLTENFSEKYIIGYGASSTVYKCDLKSGKAIAVKRLYSQYNHSLREFETELETIGSIRHRNLVSLHGFSLSPHGNLLFYDYMENGSLWDLLHGPSKKVKLDWDTRLKIAVGAAQGLAYLHHDCNPRIVHRDVKSSNILLDENFEAHLSDFGIAKCVPAAKSHASTYVLGTIGYIDPEYARTSRLNEKSDVYSFGIVLLELLTGKKAVDNESNLHQLILAKADDNTVMEAVDSEVSVTCTDMNLVRKAFQLALLCTKRHPADRPTMHEVARVLLSLLPAPAVKPPTTKGAAGDYTRFLATTTADMKHDVSVDIGDNSSSDEQWFVRFGEVISKHTMS is encoded by the exons ATGGCGGCGCTGCGGCCGTGGtggtctgcggcggcggcggtgctggttcttgcggcggcggcggcgggaggaggggatggGGACGGGGAGAGGCGGGCACTGATGGCGGTCAAGGCCGGGTTCGGGAACGCGGCCAACGCGCTCGTCGACTGGGACGGCGGCCGCGACCACTGCGCCTGGCGCGGCGTCGCCTGCGACAGCGCCTCCTTCGCCGTCGTCGGCCT GAACCTGTCAAATCTAAACCTAGGAGGGGAGATCTCACCGGCTATAGGGGAGCTCAAGAGTCTACAGTTCGT GGATCTCAAGTTGAACAAGCTCACAGGCCAAATCCCAGATGAGATTGGGGATTGTGTCTCCTTAAAATATCT GGATTTGTCTGGCAACTTGCTGTATGGAGACATCCCCTTCTCCATCTCCAAGCTCAAGCAGCTTGAGGACCT GATTTTGAAGAACAACCAACTCACGGGACCCATCCCTTCCACATTGTCCCAGATTCCAAATCTCAAGACCTT GGACCTTGCTCAGAACAAGCTTACTGGCGACATCCCGAGGCTCATCTACTGGAATGAAGTACTGCAGTACCT AGGCTTGAGGGGTAACTCACTGACTGGAACTCTGTCACCTGATATGTGCCAACTGACTGGCCTGTGGTACTT TGATGTAAGGGGAAACAATCTCACAGGAACCATTCCAGAGGGCATAGGGAACTGTACTAGCTTTGAGATTCT GGATATTTCATACAACCAAATCTCTGGAGAAATACCTTACAACATAGGATACCTTCAAGTAGCCACACT GTCACTTCAAGGAAATAGACTGACTGGAAGAATTCCAGAAGTGATTGGCCTCATGCAGGCTCTTGCTGTCCT AGACCTGAGCGAGAATGACCTGGTAGGGCCGATTCCTCCTATACTTGGCAACCTATCCTACACTGGCAAACT CTATTTACATGGCAACAAACTTACTGGGCACATACCACCAGAACTGGGGAACATGAGTAAACTCAGCTACCT GCAGCTGAATGATAATGAACTAACTGGCACCATTCCAGCTGAGCTTGGCAAGCTCACAGAATTATTTGAGTT AAATCTTGCCAACAACAATCTTGAGGGTCATATTCCTGCAAACATCAGTTCCTGCAGTGCACTGAACAAATT CAATGTGTATGGCAATAGACTGAATGGCTCTATCCCTGGTGGTTTCCAGAAGTTGGAGAGCTTGACATACTT GAACCTTTCTTCAAACAATTTAAAAGGCCAGATTCCCTCTGAACTTGGTCACATAGTCAACTTGGACACACT GGATCTGTCCTACAATGATTTTTCTGGACCAGTTCCTCCCACTATCGGTGATCTCGAGCATCTTCTTGAATT GAATTTGAGTAAAAACCATCTTATTGGATCTGTGCCTGCTGAATTTGGAAACTTGAGAAGCGTCCAAGTAAT CGACATATCCAGCAACAACTTGTCCGGTTATCTCCCTGAAGAACTTGGACAGCTGCAGAACCTTGATAGCTT GATTCTTAACAACAACAATTTAGTGGGGGAGATCCCTGCTCAGCTGGCTAACTGCTTCAGCTTAATTACCTT GAATTTGTCATACAACAACTTTTCTGGACACGTCCCATCGGCAAAGAACTTCTCAAAATTTCCAATGGATAG CTTTGAAGGTAATCCTATGCTCTATGTGTACTGCCAAGACTCCAGCTGTGGACATGCTCATGGAACAAAAG TCAACATTTCTCGGACAGCGGTTGCTTGCATTATCTTAGGCTTCATCATACTACTCTGCATTATGCTGCTGGCAATCTACAAAACAAACAAGCCACTGCCACCTGAGAAAGGATCTGACAAGCCAGTGCAAG GACCACCAAAGCTAGTAGTCCTTCAAATGGACATGGCTTCCCATACCTATGAAGAAATTATGAGGTTAACTGAGAATTTTAGCGAGAAATACATCATTGGTTATGGCGCATCAAGTACTGTGTACAAATGTGATCTCAAGAGCGGCAAGGCCATTGCTGTCAAACGGCTTTACAGTCAGTATAACCACAGCCTCCGTGAGTTTGAGACAGAACTGGAGACGATTGGTAGCATTCGACACAGGAATCTCGTCAGCCTTCATGGCTTCTCACTCTCTCCTCATGGAAACCTGCTCTTCTACGATTACATGGAAAATGGTTCCCTGTGGGACCTTCTTCATG GTCCATCAAAGAAGGTGAAGCTTGATTGGGACACGAGGCTGAAGATCGCGGTGGGTGCTGCGCAAGGACTGGCCTATCTTCACCATGACTGCAACCCTCGCATAGTCCACAGGGATGTCAAGTCCTCAAACATCCTGCTCGACGAGAACTTTGAAGCGCACCTCTCTGATTTCGGCATCGCCAAATGTGTCCCAGCTGCCAAGTCCCATGCCTCCACCTACGTGCTAGGAACCATCGGCTACATTGATCCAGAGTACGCCCGGACATCAAGGCTGAATGAGAAATCTGATGTCTACAGCTTTGGCATCGTCCTTCTGGAGCTGCTCACTGGGAAAAAGGCCGTCGACAATGAATCCAATTTGCATCAATTG ATACTTGCAAAGGCTGATGACAACACGGTGATGGAGGCTGTGGACTCGGAGGTGTCAGTGACGTGCACGGACATGAACCTGGTCCGGAAGGCCTTCCAGCTCGCCCTGCTGTGCACCAAGCGGCACCCGGCCGACCGTCCGACCATGCACGAGGTGGCGAGGGTGCTGCTTTCCCTTCTGCCGGCACCCGCCGTGAAGCCTCCCACGACGAAGGGGGCGGCCGGCGACTACACCCGCTTcctggcgacgacgacggctgaCATGAAGCACGACGTGTCCGTCGACATCGGCGACAACAGCTCCTCGGACGAGCAGTGGTTCGTGCGGTTCGGCGAGGTCATATCCAAGCACACAATGTCATGA